A window from Erythrolamprus reginae isolate rEryReg1 chromosome 9, rEryReg1.hap1, whole genome shotgun sequence encodes these proteins:
- the LOC139172469 gene encoding zinc finger homeobox protein 3-like: protein MEGCDLPVILGKDLGAAGPQHQQWTEFGSAHRLPTAPDGTGSAAAAPLGNERAPFCEHSAGSPEPSTKEVSCNDFAASLAGLQTYMEPLCPNAHPLLPPQEDCRSDTGEEEQEEEEAAEESDIENLAGEIVYQPDGSAYIVESLSQLSQGGGGLPPLLANSALASPGATSGESAAAMPQVHPQIISTFHIASSFGKWFDGPGEAFPSPSTLGGVSPVLHSFRVFDVRHRSHRDYLNSDGSAKSSCVSKDVPNNMDMSKFDSFVLYGKRRPILMCFLCKLSFGSARSFVTHAVHDHRITLSPEERKILSHKNISAIVQGIGKDKEPLVSFLEPKTKNFSHPLVSTTDLISPGHGFYGKFSGIRVEGEGGSQIGVAGASDQPQTADLLAPGGPSKTPITSVPLAAPTRSPSASPEGKGPGRAGLFPPSLEQDPEVKLPATAEPWLVASGDGGRKDLALSNQSITSPLLLMPHARQGPSRCSASPPAASPSGCGGANGGSCGSFNREGSQRPGGEEGSAGGRGESAGPEPSESLQGGEEEDGPCASHHQHGGPLWELGGEECPLGGGVECPKCDTVLGSSRSLGGHMTMMHSRNSCKTLKCPQCNWHYKYQQTLEAHMKEKHPEPGGACAFCQAGQLHPRLARGESYTCGFKPFRCQLCNYSTTTKGNLSIHMQSDKHLHNVQNLQNGEQGFGHAGGPMAVSTAAATGVGGGCGGPSPTKPKSKPTWRCEVCDYETNVARNLRIHMTSEKHMHNVALMQQNMSPGPPVLPLGLAGLPAEAELYQYYLARNLKTDSSPRAHFLPGSAFQGEPADPSTCVAPSLGGAELSPAPRPRGGQPASEEPLILGEASAQASDPPLKLFQCALCSGFTTDALELLALHLEEEEEEEEEEAWEGAAGEALQCRLCHYSTQLKANFQLHCQTEKHLQKSQLAAHVREGGEAHAGRLKCVAIGNPVRVKCNACDYHTHSLEKLRLHTGQARHAASLKLYQHLQSREGAREGDGCFLYRCVPCNYATQAKLPLVQHVRSVKHQRTQRLRKLKRLQEEEEEEEEDLGQIFTIQQCPAAGPDVDGCVEMRFWVM from the exons ATGGAAGGCTGTGATTTGCCGGTCATCCTGGGCAAGGACCTTGGGGCCGCTGGGCCTCAGCACCAGCAGTGGACTGAGTTTGGCAGTGCTCACCGCCTCCCCACCGCACCCGATGGCACAGGATCCGCCGCAGCAGCCCCGCTAGGCAATGAGCGGGCTCCCTTCTGTGAGCACTCTGCAGGCAGCCCTGAGCCCAGCACCAAGGAGGTCAGCTGCAACGACTTCGCGGCCTCCTTGGCCGGTTTGCAGACCTACATGGAGCCCCTCTGCCCCAACGCCCACCCTCTCCTCCCCCCACAAGAGGACTGCCGGAGCGACACtggcgaggaggagcaggaggaggaggaggcggcagaggagagCGACATCGAGAATCTGGCCGGAGAGATTGTCTACCAACCGGACGGCTCAGCATACATTGTCGAAAGCCTCAGCCAGCTGAGCCAGGGCGGTGGGGGGCTCCCACCCCTGCTGGCGAACTCTGCTCTCGCCAGCCCAGGGGCCACGTCAGGGGAGTCCGCTGCGGCCATGCCCCAAGTCCACCCACAGATCATCAGCACCTTCCACATCGCCTCCTCCTTTGGGAAGTGGTTTGACGGCCCCGGCGAGGCCTTTCCCAGCCCCTCCACCCTGGGGGGGGTCAGCCCCGTCCTGCACAGCTTCCGCGTCTTTGATGTGCGCCACCGAAGCCACAGGGATTACCTGAACAGTGACGGCTCTGCCAAAAGTTCCTGCGTATCCAAAGATGTTCCCAACAATATGGACATGTCCAAATTCGATAGCTTTGTCCTCTACGGAAAGAGGAGGCCCATCCTGATGTGTTTCCTGTGCAAGCTCTCCTTCGGCTCTGCCCGCTCGTTCGTCACCCACGCGGTGCATGACCACCGAATAACTCTGAGCCCGGAGGAGCGGAAGATTCTTAGCCACAAGAACATCTCCGCCATCGTCCAAGGCATCGGCAAAGACAAGGAGCCCCTGGTAAGCTTTCTGGAACCAAAAACCAAAAACTTCTCACACCCTTTAGTTTCTACAACTGACCTCATAAGCCCTGGACACGGTTTCTATGGCAAATTCAGTGGGATCCGCGTGGAAGGGGAAGGGGGCTCCCAGATTGGGGTGGCCGGTGCAAGCGACCAGCCCCAGACAGCAGACCTCTTAGCCCCGGGGGGGCCCTCAAAGACCCCAATTACCTCAGTCCCCCTGGCTGCCCCCACCCGCAGCCCTTCCGCCTCCCCCGAAGGGAAAGGCCCCGGGAGGGCCG GGCTGTTCCCACCCAGCCTGGAGCAGGATCCGGAGGTGAAGCTTCCTGCCACCGCTGAGCCCTGGTTGGTGGCGAGCGGTGACGGTGGCCGGAAGGATCTTGCTCTTTCAAACCAAAGCATCACCTCTCCCTTATTATTAATGCCTCACGCGCGTCAGGGGCCGTCGAGGTGCTCGGCTTCTCCCCCTGCTGCTTCTCCCTCTGGCTGTGGGGGTGCAAACGGGGGGAGCTGTGGGAGCTTCAACCGTGAAGGAAGCCAGAGGCCCGGCGGGGAAGAGGGAAGCGCCGGCGGCCGAGGGGAGTCCGCCGGCCCAGAGCCAAgcgagagcctccaggggggggaggaggaggacgggCCCTGCGCCTCCCACCACCAGCACGGGGGGCCCCTCTGGGAGCTGGGCGGGGAGGAGTGCCCCCTGGGGGGAGGGGTGGAGTGTCCCAAGTGCGACACCGTCCTGGGGTCCTCGCGCTCCCTGGGGGGCCACATGACCATGATGCACTCGCGCAACTCCTGCAAGACCCTCAAGTGCCCCCAGTGCAACTGGCACTACAAGTACCAGCAGACGCTGGAGGCCCACATGAAGGAGAAGCACCCCGAGCCCGGAGGGGCCTGCGCCTTCTGCCAGGCGGGCCAGCTGCACCCCCGGCTGGCCCGTGGCGAGAGCTACACCTGCGGCTTCAAGCCTTTCCGCTGCCAGCTCTGCAACTACTCCACCACCACCAAGGGCAACCTCAGCATCCACATGCAGTCGGACAAGCACCTCCACAATGTCCAGAACCTGCAGAACGGGGAGCAGGGCTTCGGCCACGCAGGGGGGCCCATGGCCGTGAGCACGGCAGCCGCCACCGGGGTTGGGGGCGGCTGTGGGGGGCCCTCCCCCACCAAACCAAAAAGCAAACCTACCTGGCGGTGCGAGGTGTGTGACTACGAGACCAACGTGGCCCGGAACCTCCGCATCCACATGACCAGCGAGAAGCACATGCACAACGTGGCGCTGATGCAGCAGAACATGAGCCCGGGTCCGCCCGTCCTCCCCCTGGGCCTGGCCGGCCTGCCCGCCGAAGCCGAGCTCTACCAGTACTACCTGGCCCGGAACCTGAAGACGGACAGCAGCCCCAGAGCCCACTTCCTGCCAGGCAGCGCTTTCCAGGGGGAGCCTGCCGACCCCTCGACCTGCGTGGCCCCCTCTCTAG GGGGGGCAGAGCTGTCTCCGGCCCCCCGGCCCAGGGGAGGGCAGCCGGCGTCCGAGGAGCCCCTGATCCTGGGGGAGGCCTCCGCCCAGGCCAGCGACCCTCCCCTGAAGCTCTTCCAGTGTGCCCTGTGCAGCGGGTTCACCACCGATGCCCTGGAGCTGCTGGCGCTGCacctggaggaagaggaggaggaggaggaggaggaggcgtggGAGGGGGCCGCGGGGGAGGCCCTCCAGTGCCGGCTCTGCCACTACAGCACGCAGCTCAAGGCCAACTTCCAGCTCCACTGCCAGACGGAGAAGCACCTGCAGAAGAGCCAGCTGGCGGCCCACGTCCGGGAGGGCGGGGAGGCCCACGCGGGGCGCCTGAAGTGCGTGGCGATCGGGAACCCTGTGCGCGTGAAGTGCAACGCCTGCGACTACCACACCCACAGCCTGGAGAAGCTGCGCCTGCACACCGGCCAGGCCAGGCACGCGGCCAGCCTGAAGCTCTACCAG CACCTGCAGAGCCGCGAGGGCGCACGGGAGGGGGACGGCTGCTTCCTCTACCGCTGTGTCCCTTGCAACTACGCCACCCAGGCCAAGCTCCCCCTCGTCCAGCACGTGCGCTCGGTCAAGCACCAGCGGACCCAACGTTTGCGCAAGTTGAAGCGcttgcaggaggaagaggaggaagaggaggaggacctgGGCCAAATCTTTACCATCCAGCAGTGCCCGGCTG